The Dama dama isolate Ldn47 chromosome X, ASM3311817v1, whole genome shotgun sequence nucleotide sequence TTGGTATGTTTGCTTGGCAACCTGGGGGTCTTCCAAACCTATCTTGGTAAAAGTACAGTCGTGGCTTTTGTTTACTATGACTGGGCACCTCGGGAATTGTGTGTCAGGGCTGGCGGCAATAGACGACCAAGCCCGTTCTTTCTAGGAGCTTGCCATCTGAAATGTAGCCTGCCCCAGAGGAGGAAGGCACGCATTCAAGTGTCCTCTCTCAGGTGATGCCCACACCTTGGCTGCTGGCTGCTCTGCTCCACATGGAGCTCTGATCAGTGGCATCGAGGACCTTAGCCTCTCCCTGAGTCCTCTCTTCTCCCCGCCCTTCCCACCATCCCTGCCCTGTCAGCGGACACTGTGATGCTGCACTCACCTTCAGTAAACTGGGGAATTCCGTCTGAATCAATAGCTTCAGCTCCTCCTTGGACAGTTGGTTTGGATCACCTTCTTTGGCTGCATATTTTTCGAAAATGCTCTTCAGTTCTTCCGGAGACTTTTTGGCACTCATTTTGGTGTCCTGTAAATTGGGAAAACAATGAACTTACCAGAAAGCCGGAGTATGTTATACTGATGATAGCCAGCAGGAGTTGCGGGCTTTTGGGCAAGGTGAGAGAGAATAAAcaaaaggggaggagaggagataaaaaggaggaggagggtgggagcTGTGGAAATAGCAATGTACCAGTGCTTgctaatgtgtttttaaaataatcatcttaGATAGTATGTGAAATGTCTGTTCTTAGAGTACATCTTTTAGAAGATAGGCTTTTAAGTCAAATACTTTTACTAGTAATTATGACATTCTTCACTTGTACCTGATCAGCACACCGTAGACTGTGTTCTTGAAGAAACCTGACCACAGCTTCTAGCCTCTTAAGTTACTGGTAATATCTTTAGATGGCACAAATCCTCTTTTTCTCTAGACCATGATCTTTCACACCATTCTGAAAGGAAGCAGAAGGAGCTACAGGTAGTACTAGAAGCACTCTTACCTGGCCGTTCAGCAGTCAGGCAGCTAGGAGAACCAAATGGAAGTGTGAGGAGCTGAGCCGGGTCTTGTGACTTTTATAGTCTTAACAGGCACACCACCCTGATTGtgaaattttccttttgtttaccaTTTAAGGGTAATTATTAATGGTTTTTGAAACCCAGTCTTAAGACTGCATGAACTTCATAATTAAGGGCAAGATCCAATAAAGGGCCACCTTGATAGTTACTTAATGGTTCAGAGTCCCAAGAGTATGCTTGCATTCTTTACTCCTTAGATTATATTTTCTCTCCAAAGTGGAATTAGGATATTTTCTCACTGTTCATATTTCAGAAAGCTCAAATGtggagggttgtttttttttttaatttagtttcctatttatttattttcctatttatttttgaaaaaaacaattttcaaaataattattcctataatatattttcctatttatttttgaaaaaaataattttctgcacataaagaaaaaatgctgaaataaaaGATCAAATACtaaatactttgaaaaatttcTACATAGCCTTTAAAGTCCCTTTGTGCATATTAGGtgcttaaattatttattatttatttatttttcacaaagtttattCTTAAATGTATAATAGTTTCCAAGACAATACTTCATTCTAGTTATAGATGGCAACAGATGTTATGGCAAGGAATTCACATGTTTACGCAGAAATGGAACTAAGGGTCATCATTGCCTCAGGTGCAAGGGACAGCTTACTTTTTTCCAGATTTCTTAATTCTACCTATGACCAGAGGGCCTTTCCCCGATGCCTTAGCTTTTAGctcttatttttagtttcttctaCTCCACCTTCTGTTTCTGCTTGAATGCCTTATCTCGCCCATCTCCTTGGCTTGCTTCTTGGGCTGCTTCAAGGGCTTCTTGCCTCCTTCAGGGCCCCGACATGGCACCTGCCGCCCCTTCCTTAGACCCTGTCACCCGAAGCGGCTTAAATTTTTGAATAATAATGAGTAAAGTATCATCAAGAAGCAGGTTTAAGAATTGGGTGGGGGGGAAGATACACAATAATTTGTGGTTTCATTTGGCAAAGCAATATTGCCGAGTAGCATGgtctttttttcaactttttcattatttattgttCCCAtatgtgctttttatttcttcattgctTTTCCTTGCCAAATCTATTTTGTTAATCAttctaaaaacttgtgaaaacagTTGACTTACTTTTATTCAATTGGAATTACTTAAAACTTTTGGAACT carries:
- the S100G gene encoding protein S100-G, yielding MSAKKSPEELKSIFEKYAAKEGDPNQLSKEELKLLIQTEFPSLLKGPSTLDELFEELDKNGDGEVSFEEFQVLVKKISQ